One part of the Pecten maximus chromosome 9, xPecMax1.1, whole genome shotgun sequence genome encodes these proteins:
- the LOC117335024 gene encoding heterogeneous nuclear ribonucleoprotein K-like isoform X1, with amino-acid sequence MDDEGNMKRPHEDDYQEDYDNKRRRGGDGGQKIELRFLLASKNAGAIIGKAGSNIKRLRQDYKASVTVPDSTSPERVLTIGADIGTALDCALDIIPKLEDVSDEYKNYKDENFDCEMRLLVHQSQAGCIIGRAGFKIKELREKTGAQIKVYSQCCPQSTERVVAIGGKPKVVIDCVDTIHELLKTAPPKGPNQPYDPMYWDEFLVAEYGGYTSAEGGRGKGGPRGAPQASRGMGMGMGMRGGRPGMGMGMGDMGMGGRGGRGGGMMGGRGGRGGMGGMRGNMGGMRGGGMGGPNRGGRGGFGGGMGSGGMGGSMSGGNMGGNQSNMGGGMGGNKQGTDYSTNQRFGGDGGYGDNYGGDNSYDEGYDNSGGGYGGGNSSGSQGGGNMGQNFTQDNTGGMGQMFGDNCNSSPSSTQVTIPKDLAGAIIGKGGSRIQEIRRQSNAQVVIDEALPGSSDRIITITGSEDQIQNAQYLLQMRVKGLESSFH; translated from the exons GTAACATGAAGCGTCCTCATGAGGATGACTACCAGGAGGATTATGATAACAAAAGGAGGCGTGGAGGGGATGGTGGACAGAAGATCGAACTCCGCTTCCTATTGGCCAGCAAG AATGCCGGAGCTATCATTGGGAAAGCTGGAAGTAACATCAAACGACTGAGACAAGAT TACAAAGCCAGTGTCACAGTTCCCGATAGTACCAGCCCCGAACG TGTGCTGACGATCGGGGCCGACATTGGCACTGCCCTCGATTGTGCCCTCGATATCATCCCGAAGCTAGAAGATGTAAGTGATGAG TACAAGAACTACAAGGATGAGAACTTTGACTGCGAGATGAGACTACTGGTACACCAGAGCCAGGCGGGCTGTATCATTGGACGTGCTGGATTCAAGATCAAGGAACTCCGAGAG AAAACGGGAGCTCAGATCAAAGTTTACTCTCAGTGCTGTCCACAATCGACAGAGCGTGTCGTGGCCATAGGAGGCAAACCCAAGGTGGTCATCGATTGTGTCGACACCATCCATGAACTCCTCAAGACA GCTCCACCCAAGGGACCCAACCAGCCTTATGACCCCATGTACTGGGACGAGTTCCTGGTGGCCGAGTATGGAGGCTACACATCTGCCGAGGGTGGACGAGGCAAGGGAGGACCCAGAGGAGCACCACAAGCTTCCCGAGGCATGGGAATGGGCATGGGCATGAGGGGTGGCCG GCCTGGCATGGGGATGGGAATGGGAGATATGGGTATGGGAGGTCGTGGCGGTCGCGGTGGTGGCATGATGGGTGGCCGCGGCGGTAGAGGAGGCATGGGTGGCATGCGTGGCAACATGGGAGGAATGAGAGGCGGCGGCATGGGAGGACCTAACAGAGGTGGCCGAGGAGGGTTCGG AGGCGGAATGGGAAGTGGTGGAATGGGAGGCAGCATGAGTGGTGGCAATATGGGTGGCAACCAGAGCAACATGGGCGGTGGCATGGGAGGTAACAAGCAGGGAACGGACTactcaaccaatcaga GATTCGGAGGAGATGGCGGATATGGAGATAACTATGGAGGTGACAATAGTTACGACGAAGGTTACGACAACTCTGGCGGTGGCTACGGCGGCGGTAATTCCAGCGGAAGCCAGGGAGGTGGAAACATGGGACAGAACTTCACCCAGGATAACACG GGAGGTATGGGCCAGATGTTTGGTGACAATTGTAACAGCAGTCCGTCCTCGACACAAGTTACGATCCCAAAAGAT TTGGCGGGAGCTATCATTGGGAAGGGAGGTTCACGTATCCAAGAGATCCGGCGCCAGTCTAACGCTCAGGTGGTGATTGACGAGGCACTTCCGGGCTCCAGCGACCGCATCATCACAATCACAGGCAGCGAAGATCAGATACAGAATGCACAGTACCTTCTACAGATGAG AGTGAAGGGCTTGGAGTCATCATTTCATTGA
- the LOC117335024 gene encoding heterogeneous nuclear ribonucleoprotein K-like isoform X2 has translation MDDEGNMKRPHEDDYQEDYDNKRRRGGDGGQKIELRFLLASKNAGAIIGKAGSNIKRLRQDYKASVTVPDSTSPERVLTIGADIGTALDCALDIIPKLEDVSDEYKNYKDENFDCEMRLLVHQSQAGCIIGRAGFKIKELREKTGAQIKVYSQCCPQSTERVVAIGGKPKVVIDCVDTIHELLKTAPPKGPNQPYDPMYWDEFLVAEYGGYTSAEGGRGKGGPRGAPQASRGMGMGMGMRGGRPGMGMGMGDMGMGGRGGRGGGMMGGRGGRGGMGGMRGNMGGMRGGGMGGPNRGGRGGFGGGMGSGGMGGSMSGGNMGGNQSNMGGGMGGNKQGTDYSTNQRFGGDGGYGDNYGGDNSYDEGYDNSGGGYGGGNSSGSQGGGNMGQNFTQDNTGGMGQMFGDNCNSSPSSTQVTIPKDLAGAIIGKGGSRIQEIRRQSNAQVVIDEALPGSSDRIITITGSEDQIQNAQYLLQMSVKRYSGGQF, from the exons GTAACATGAAGCGTCCTCATGAGGATGACTACCAGGAGGATTATGATAACAAAAGGAGGCGTGGAGGGGATGGTGGACAGAAGATCGAACTCCGCTTCCTATTGGCCAGCAAG AATGCCGGAGCTATCATTGGGAAAGCTGGAAGTAACATCAAACGACTGAGACAAGAT TACAAAGCCAGTGTCACAGTTCCCGATAGTACCAGCCCCGAACG TGTGCTGACGATCGGGGCCGACATTGGCACTGCCCTCGATTGTGCCCTCGATATCATCCCGAAGCTAGAAGATGTAAGTGATGAG TACAAGAACTACAAGGATGAGAACTTTGACTGCGAGATGAGACTACTGGTACACCAGAGCCAGGCGGGCTGTATCATTGGACGTGCTGGATTCAAGATCAAGGAACTCCGAGAG AAAACGGGAGCTCAGATCAAAGTTTACTCTCAGTGCTGTCCACAATCGACAGAGCGTGTCGTGGCCATAGGAGGCAAACCCAAGGTGGTCATCGATTGTGTCGACACCATCCATGAACTCCTCAAGACA GCTCCACCCAAGGGACCCAACCAGCCTTATGACCCCATGTACTGGGACGAGTTCCTGGTGGCCGAGTATGGAGGCTACACATCTGCCGAGGGTGGACGAGGCAAGGGAGGACCCAGAGGAGCACCACAAGCTTCCCGAGGCATGGGAATGGGCATGGGCATGAGGGGTGGCCG GCCTGGCATGGGGATGGGAATGGGAGATATGGGTATGGGAGGTCGTGGCGGTCGCGGTGGTGGCATGATGGGTGGCCGCGGCGGTAGAGGAGGCATGGGTGGCATGCGTGGCAACATGGGAGGAATGAGAGGCGGCGGCATGGGAGGACCTAACAGAGGTGGCCGAGGAGGGTTCGG AGGCGGAATGGGAAGTGGTGGAATGGGAGGCAGCATGAGTGGTGGCAATATGGGTGGCAACCAGAGCAACATGGGCGGTGGCATGGGAGGTAACAAGCAGGGAACGGACTactcaaccaatcaga GATTCGGAGGAGATGGCGGATATGGAGATAACTATGGAGGTGACAATAGTTACGACGAAGGTTACGACAACTCTGGCGGTGGCTACGGCGGCGGTAATTCCAGCGGAAGCCAGGGAGGTGGAAACATGGGACAGAACTTCACCCAGGATAACACG GGAGGTATGGGCCAGATGTTTGGTGACAATTGTAACAGCAGTCCGTCCTCGACACAAGTTACGATCCCAAAAGAT TTGGCGGGAGCTATCATTGGGAAGGGAGGTTCACGTATCCAAGAGATCCGGCGCCAGTCTAACGCTCAGGTGGTGATTGACGAGGCACTTCCGGGCTCCAGCGACCGCATCATCACAATCACAGGCAGCGAAGATCAGATACAGAATGCACAGTACCTTCTACAGATGAG tGTAAAACGGTATTCGGGAGGA
- the LOC117335024 gene encoding heterogeneous nuclear ribonucleoprotein K-like isoform X6: MDDEGNMKRPHEDDYQEDYDNKRRRGGDGGQKIELRFLLASKNAGAIIGKAGSNIKRLRQDYKASVTVPDSTSPERVLTIGADIGTALDCALDIIPKLEDYKNYKDENFDCEMRLLVHQSQAGCIIGRAGFKIKELREKTGAQIKVYSQCCPQSTERVVAIGGKPKVVIDCVDTIHELLKTAPPKGPNQPYDPMYWDEFLVAEYGGYTSAEGGRGKGGPRGAPQASRGMGMGMGMRGGRPGMGMGMGDMGMGGRGGRGGGMMGGRGGRGGMGGMRGNMGGMRGGGMGGPNRGGRGGFGGGMGSGGMGGSMSGGNMGGNQSNMGGGMGGNKQGTDYSTNQRFGGDGGYGDNYGGDNSYDEGYDNSGGGYGGGNSSGSQGGGNMGQNFTQDNTGGMGQMFGDNCNSSPSSTQVTIPKDLAGAIIGKGGSRIQEIRRQSNAQVVIDEALPGSSDRIITITGSEDQIQNAQYLLQMSVKRYSGGQF; encoded by the exons GTAACATGAAGCGTCCTCATGAGGATGACTACCAGGAGGATTATGATAACAAAAGGAGGCGTGGAGGGGATGGTGGACAGAAGATCGAACTCCGCTTCCTATTGGCCAGCAAG AATGCCGGAGCTATCATTGGGAAAGCTGGAAGTAACATCAAACGACTGAGACAAGAT TACAAAGCCAGTGTCACAGTTCCCGATAGTACCAGCCCCGAACG TGTGCTGACGATCGGGGCCGACATTGGCACTGCCCTCGATTGTGCCCTCGATATCATCCCGAAGCTAGAAGAT TACAAGAACTACAAGGATGAGAACTTTGACTGCGAGATGAGACTACTGGTACACCAGAGCCAGGCGGGCTGTATCATTGGACGTGCTGGATTCAAGATCAAGGAACTCCGAGAG AAAACGGGAGCTCAGATCAAAGTTTACTCTCAGTGCTGTCCACAATCGACAGAGCGTGTCGTGGCCATAGGAGGCAAACCCAAGGTGGTCATCGATTGTGTCGACACCATCCATGAACTCCTCAAGACA GCTCCACCCAAGGGACCCAACCAGCCTTATGACCCCATGTACTGGGACGAGTTCCTGGTGGCCGAGTATGGAGGCTACACATCTGCCGAGGGTGGACGAGGCAAGGGAGGACCCAGAGGAGCACCACAAGCTTCCCGAGGCATGGGAATGGGCATGGGCATGAGGGGTGGCCG GCCTGGCATGGGGATGGGAATGGGAGATATGGGTATGGGAGGTCGTGGCGGTCGCGGTGGTGGCATGATGGGTGGCCGCGGCGGTAGAGGAGGCATGGGTGGCATGCGTGGCAACATGGGAGGAATGAGAGGCGGCGGCATGGGAGGACCTAACAGAGGTGGCCGAGGAGGGTTCGG AGGCGGAATGGGAAGTGGTGGAATGGGAGGCAGCATGAGTGGTGGCAATATGGGTGGCAACCAGAGCAACATGGGCGGTGGCATGGGAGGTAACAAGCAGGGAACGGACTactcaaccaatcaga GATTCGGAGGAGATGGCGGATATGGAGATAACTATGGAGGTGACAATAGTTACGACGAAGGTTACGACAACTCTGGCGGTGGCTACGGCGGCGGTAATTCCAGCGGAAGCCAGGGAGGTGGAAACATGGGACAGAACTTCACCCAGGATAACACG GGAGGTATGGGCCAGATGTTTGGTGACAATTGTAACAGCAGTCCGTCCTCGACACAAGTTACGATCCCAAAAGAT TTGGCGGGAGCTATCATTGGGAAGGGAGGTTCACGTATCCAAGAGATCCGGCGCCAGTCTAACGCTCAGGTGGTGATTGACGAGGCACTTCCGGGCTCCAGCGACCGCATCATCACAATCACAGGCAGCGAAGATCAGATACAGAATGCACAGTACCTTCTACAGATGAG tGTAAAACGGTATTCGGGAGGA
- the LOC117335024 gene encoding heterogeneous nuclear ribonucleoprotein K-like isoform X5 → MDDEGNMKRPHEDDYQEDYDNKRRRGGDGGQKIELRFLLASKNAGAIIGKAGSNIKRLRQDYKASVTVPDSTSPERVLTIGADIGTALDCALDIIPKLEDVSDEYKNYKDENFDCEMRLLVHQSQAGCIIGRAGFKIKELREKTGAQIKVYSQCCPQSTERVVAIGGKPKVVIDCVDTIHELLKTAPPKGPNQPYDPMYWDEFLVAEYGGYTSAEGGRGKGGPRGAPQASRGMGMGMGMRGGRPGMGMGMGDMGMGGRGGRGGGMMGGRGGRGGMGGMRGNMGGMRGGGMGGPNRGGRGGFGGGMGSGGMGGSMSGGNMGGNQSNMGGGMGGFGGDGGYGDNYGGDNSYDEGYDNSGGGYGGGNSSGSQGGGNMGQNFTQDNTGGMGQMFGDNCNSSPSSTQVTIPKDLAGAIIGKGGSRIQEIRRQSNAQVVIDEALPGSSDRIITITGSEDQIQNAQYLLQMRVKGLESSFH, encoded by the exons GTAACATGAAGCGTCCTCATGAGGATGACTACCAGGAGGATTATGATAACAAAAGGAGGCGTGGAGGGGATGGTGGACAGAAGATCGAACTCCGCTTCCTATTGGCCAGCAAG AATGCCGGAGCTATCATTGGGAAAGCTGGAAGTAACATCAAACGACTGAGACAAGAT TACAAAGCCAGTGTCACAGTTCCCGATAGTACCAGCCCCGAACG TGTGCTGACGATCGGGGCCGACATTGGCACTGCCCTCGATTGTGCCCTCGATATCATCCCGAAGCTAGAAGATGTAAGTGATGAG TACAAGAACTACAAGGATGAGAACTTTGACTGCGAGATGAGACTACTGGTACACCAGAGCCAGGCGGGCTGTATCATTGGACGTGCTGGATTCAAGATCAAGGAACTCCGAGAG AAAACGGGAGCTCAGATCAAAGTTTACTCTCAGTGCTGTCCACAATCGACAGAGCGTGTCGTGGCCATAGGAGGCAAACCCAAGGTGGTCATCGATTGTGTCGACACCATCCATGAACTCCTCAAGACA GCTCCACCCAAGGGACCCAACCAGCCTTATGACCCCATGTACTGGGACGAGTTCCTGGTGGCCGAGTATGGAGGCTACACATCTGCCGAGGGTGGACGAGGCAAGGGAGGACCCAGAGGAGCACCACAAGCTTCCCGAGGCATGGGAATGGGCATGGGCATGAGGGGTGGCCG GCCTGGCATGGGGATGGGAATGGGAGATATGGGTATGGGAGGTCGTGGCGGTCGCGGTGGTGGCATGATGGGTGGCCGCGGCGGTAGAGGAGGCATGGGTGGCATGCGTGGCAACATGGGAGGAATGAGAGGCGGCGGCATGGGAGGACCTAACAGAGGTGGCCGAGGAGGGTTCGG AGGCGGAATGGGAAGTGGTGGAATGGGAGGCAGCATGAGTGGTGGCAATATGGGTGGCAACCAGAGCAACATGGGCGGTGGCATGGGAG GATTCGGAGGAGATGGCGGATATGGAGATAACTATGGAGGTGACAATAGTTACGACGAAGGTTACGACAACTCTGGCGGTGGCTACGGCGGCGGTAATTCCAGCGGAAGCCAGGGAGGTGGAAACATGGGACAGAACTTCACCCAGGATAACACG GGAGGTATGGGCCAGATGTTTGGTGACAATTGTAACAGCAGTCCGTCCTCGACACAAGTTACGATCCCAAAAGAT TTGGCGGGAGCTATCATTGGGAAGGGAGGTTCACGTATCCAAGAGATCCGGCGCCAGTCTAACGCTCAGGTGGTGATTGACGAGGCACTTCCGGGCTCCAGCGACCGCATCATCACAATCACAGGCAGCGAAGATCAGATACAGAATGCACAGTACCTTCTACAGATGAG AGTGAAGGGCTTGGAGTCATCATTTCATTGA
- the LOC117335024 gene encoding heterogeneous nuclear ribonucleoprotein K-like isoform X3: MDDEGNMKRPHEDDYQEDYDNKRRRGGDGGQKIELRFLLASKNAGAIIGKAGSNIKRLRQDYKASVTVPDSTSPERVLTIGADIGTALDCALDIIPKLEDYKNYKDENFDCEMRLLVHQSQAGCIIGRAGFKIKELREKTGAQIKVYSQCCPQSTERVVAIGGKPKVVIDCVDTIHELLKTAPPKGPNQPYDPMYWDEFLVAEYGGYTSAEGGRGKGGPRGAPQASRGMGMGMGMRGGRPGMGMGMGDMGMGGRGGRGGGMMGGRGGRGGMGGMRGNMGGMRGGGMGGPNRGGRGGFGGGMGSGGMGGSMSGGNMGGNQSNMGGGMGGNKQGTDYSTNQRFGGDGGYGDNYGGDNSYDEGYDNSGGGYGGGNSSGSQGGGNMGQNFTQDNTGGMGQMFGDNCNSSPSSTQVTIPKDLAGAIIGKGGSRIQEIRRQSNAQVVIDEALPGSSDRIITITGSEDQIQNAQYLLQMRVKGLESSFH, translated from the exons GTAACATGAAGCGTCCTCATGAGGATGACTACCAGGAGGATTATGATAACAAAAGGAGGCGTGGAGGGGATGGTGGACAGAAGATCGAACTCCGCTTCCTATTGGCCAGCAAG AATGCCGGAGCTATCATTGGGAAAGCTGGAAGTAACATCAAACGACTGAGACAAGAT TACAAAGCCAGTGTCACAGTTCCCGATAGTACCAGCCCCGAACG TGTGCTGACGATCGGGGCCGACATTGGCACTGCCCTCGATTGTGCCCTCGATATCATCCCGAAGCTAGAAGAT TACAAGAACTACAAGGATGAGAACTTTGACTGCGAGATGAGACTACTGGTACACCAGAGCCAGGCGGGCTGTATCATTGGACGTGCTGGATTCAAGATCAAGGAACTCCGAGAG AAAACGGGAGCTCAGATCAAAGTTTACTCTCAGTGCTGTCCACAATCGACAGAGCGTGTCGTGGCCATAGGAGGCAAACCCAAGGTGGTCATCGATTGTGTCGACACCATCCATGAACTCCTCAAGACA GCTCCACCCAAGGGACCCAACCAGCCTTATGACCCCATGTACTGGGACGAGTTCCTGGTGGCCGAGTATGGAGGCTACACATCTGCCGAGGGTGGACGAGGCAAGGGAGGACCCAGAGGAGCACCACAAGCTTCCCGAGGCATGGGAATGGGCATGGGCATGAGGGGTGGCCG GCCTGGCATGGGGATGGGAATGGGAGATATGGGTATGGGAGGTCGTGGCGGTCGCGGTGGTGGCATGATGGGTGGCCGCGGCGGTAGAGGAGGCATGGGTGGCATGCGTGGCAACATGGGAGGAATGAGAGGCGGCGGCATGGGAGGACCTAACAGAGGTGGCCGAGGAGGGTTCGG AGGCGGAATGGGAAGTGGTGGAATGGGAGGCAGCATGAGTGGTGGCAATATGGGTGGCAACCAGAGCAACATGGGCGGTGGCATGGGAGGTAACAAGCAGGGAACGGACTactcaaccaatcaga GATTCGGAGGAGATGGCGGATATGGAGATAACTATGGAGGTGACAATAGTTACGACGAAGGTTACGACAACTCTGGCGGTGGCTACGGCGGCGGTAATTCCAGCGGAAGCCAGGGAGGTGGAAACATGGGACAGAACTTCACCCAGGATAACACG GGAGGTATGGGCCAGATGTTTGGTGACAATTGTAACAGCAGTCCGTCCTCGACACAAGTTACGATCCCAAAAGAT TTGGCGGGAGCTATCATTGGGAAGGGAGGTTCACGTATCCAAGAGATCCGGCGCCAGTCTAACGCTCAGGTGGTGATTGACGAGGCACTTCCGGGCTCCAGCGACCGCATCATCACAATCACAGGCAGCGAAGATCAGATACAGAATGCACAGTACCTTCTACAGATGAG AGTGAAGGGCTTGGAGTCATCATTTCATTGA
- the LOC117335024 gene encoding heterogeneous nuclear ribonucleoprotein K-like isoform X4, which produces MKRPHEDDYQEDYDNKRRRGGDGGQKIELRFLLASKNAGAIIGKAGSNIKRLRQDYKASVTVPDSTSPERVLTIGADIGTALDCALDIIPKLEDVSDEYKNYKDENFDCEMRLLVHQSQAGCIIGRAGFKIKELREKTGAQIKVYSQCCPQSTERVVAIGGKPKVVIDCVDTIHELLKTAPPKGPNQPYDPMYWDEFLVAEYGGYTSAEGGRGKGGPRGAPQASRGMGMGMGMRGGRPGMGMGMGDMGMGGRGGRGGGMMGGRGGRGGMGGMRGNMGGMRGGGMGGPNRGGRGGFGGGMGSGGMGGSMSGGNMGGNQSNMGGGMGGNKQGTDYSTNQRFGGDGGYGDNYGGDNSYDEGYDNSGGGYGGGNSSGSQGGGNMGQNFTQDNTGGMGQMFGDNCNSSPSSTQVTIPKDLAGAIIGKGGSRIQEIRRQSNAQVVIDEALPGSSDRIITITGSEDQIQNAQYLLQMRVKGLESSFH; this is translated from the exons ATGAAGCGTCCTCATGAGGATGACTACCAGGAGGATTATGATAACAAAAGGAGGCGTGGAGGGGATGGTGGACAGAAGATCGAACTCCGCTTCCTATTGGCCAGCAAG AATGCCGGAGCTATCATTGGGAAAGCTGGAAGTAACATCAAACGACTGAGACAAGAT TACAAAGCCAGTGTCACAGTTCCCGATAGTACCAGCCCCGAACG TGTGCTGACGATCGGGGCCGACATTGGCACTGCCCTCGATTGTGCCCTCGATATCATCCCGAAGCTAGAAGATGTAAGTGATGAG TACAAGAACTACAAGGATGAGAACTTTGACTGCGAGATGAGACTACTGGTACACCAGAGCCAGGCGGGCTGTATCATTGGACGTGCTGGATTCAAGATCAAGGAACTCCGAGAG AAAACGGGAGCTCAGATCAAAGTTTACTCTCAGTGCTGTCCACAATCGACAGAGCGTGTCGTGGCCATAGGAGGCAAACCCAAGGTGGTCATCGATTGTGTCGACACCATCCATGAACTCCTCAAGACA GCTCCACCCAAGGGACCCAACCAGCCTTATGACCCCATGTACTGGGACGAGTTCCTGGTGGCCGAGTATGGAGGCTACACATCTGCCGAGGGTGGACGAGGCAAGGGAGGACCCAGAGGAGCACCACAAGCTTCCCGAGGCATGGGAATGGGCATGGGCATGAGGGGTGGCCG GCCTGGCATGGGGATGGGAATGGGAGATATGGGTATGGGAGGTCGTGGCGGTCGCGGTGGTGGCATGATGGGTGGCCGCGGCGGTAGAGGAGGCATGGGTGGCATGCGTGGCAACATGGGAGGAATGAGAGGCGGCGGCATGGGAGGACCTAACAGAGGTGGCCGAGGAGGGTTCGG AGGCGGAATGGGAAGTGGTGGAATGGGAGGCAGCATGAGTGGTGGCAATATGGGTGGCAACCAGAGCAACATGGGCGGTGGCATGGGAGGTAACAAGCAGGGAACGGACTactcaaccaatcaga GATTCGGAGGAGATGGCGGATATGGAGATAACTATGGAGGTGACAATAGTTACGACGAAGGTTACGACAACTCTGGCGGTGGCTACGGCGGCGGTAATTCCAGCGGAAGCCAGGGAGGTGGAAACATGGGACAGAACTTCACCCAGGATAACACG GGAGGTATGGGCCAGATGTTTGGTGACAATTGTAACAGCAGTCCGTCCTCGACACAAGTTACGATCCCAAAAGAT TTGGCGGGAGCTATCATTGGGAAGGGAGGTTCACGTATCCAAGAGATCCGGCGCCAGTCTAACGCTCAGGTGGTGATTGACGAGGCACTTCCGGGCTCCAGCGACCGCATCATCACAATCACAGGCAGCGAAGATCAGATACAGAATGCACAGTACCTTCTACAGATGAG AGTGAAGGGCTTGGAGTCATCATTTCATTGA